CTGGCCTCACTAACTCTCTTCCCTCTGTGAAGTATCTCAAGCACTCCAATGTTCTTGTGTGGCCATACACAAATATGATATATGCCTTTACTTGGTCAATCACTTTCTTGAACCGAGGCAAGTTGCCAATTCCTTGCAGCATCAAGTTGAttgtgtgagctgcacaagaggtccaaaatatatgtggtCTCTTCTCAAGCAATAGCTTCTTTGCTCCCATGTTGTTAGAGGCATTGTCAGTCACTACTTGCACCACATTTTCTGGACCAATGTCTTCAATTGCTTTGTCTACTAATTGTCCAATGCCTTCAATTGTCAGTCACTACTTCACTTGTGTGTGACATCTGACATCTCTTTTGAGCTGATGAAGGAGGTTCCTTCAGCACAATTAGTGCATATATTAATTGTGCTTCTCCTCTTCCTATCTGACCAAGCATCAGTCATAATAGAGCACCCATTTTTCATCTTCTCGGCTTCACGTTCCTGCAGCAAACTCTTGGTTCTTGCAAATTCTTCTTCCAGCAAACTCCCTCGCAGAGCATCTTGAGATGGAGATACAAGTCCTGGACCAAACTATCCATTGCTTCACACATTTGCTTGAACTCATCGTTACACATGCATTGAAAGGTATTGCTGCCAATGTTTAAAAAAGGAAGCCTAATTAGTGTTTAGTTCATGAATAACAGCAACAAATGAATTTTAAAATGTAAAAATAGCATAGTATACTAGCAATTTACCATGATTATAGGACCATCTTGCAATAAACTTATGCACCTCATGAACTCTTTCTTTCCACAGTTCCTTGTTCAGCTGTTGTTGCTTCAAAGAATCAGAATTGGTAGCTTTAGGATCAATAGCACGTGTCCATTTGTCAATTGGTCTTAATTTATGAGGCTGTGAACTTCCAACACAAGTGACTTCATCTGACTCTCCAACTCTAGATACATTAACTTCCTCTCTAAGTTCTAGCTCATGAACAGtcttctcctccctcttcctctttgCATCTTCTAGTGCTTTCTTGCACTTCTCTTTAGCCTCCAGAGCTTGGGGTGTTCTAGCAGTGCATTTCTTCACATTCTTTCCAACATGGGCCAGATGCTCCTTCAACCTATAAATCTCTCCCCTCATCTCTTTGTCACAGAACTTGCACTTCACTTTGTCTTTGTTATTAGCATCAACAAGAATAGCATATTCCCATCCAACATCATCTGAATTCCTTTGCAGGAGATTCACTCCCTTTGTTTCAATTTCATGTGCTCTTGCAGCTTCTGATGTCGACATCCTATACAGTCAGGCACTCAGGCATCACAAAATTGAAAATACATGGGAGCGGGCGGCCATGGAGCAGGGGAgaggagcaggggagcggcCATGGAGAGGGGGAGCGGCCAAGGAGAAGGAGCAGGGgagaggagcaggggagggaagATGAGCAGGGATCAGGGAGGGAGCAGTCGGCGATGGAGATGAGAAACGAGAAAAGAAGGGAATAGGGTAGCAGCCAGCGGGGGAGCAAACTCACCTTGGGTGGCCCGTGGCTGGCAGGGAGGAGCAGCGTGCGCCGTCACCCGTCGGGATTCCAAGCGCGAGTCGAAGATGATCAGTGGCGACGACCTACACCGGCGGGAACGACCATCAGCGTCGCCTGACTGGTGGCGGCGGGGACGAGCAGCAGGGAGGAGTTCGACCGGTGGGTGTTGACGGCCCTTAAGTCCTAAAATCTgtcgtcaactcctgcagcttttcatagCATTTCTTCACCAAATTTAGTTGTAGGGCTTATTCTAAtaaagttccacgagttttggtgaatcatggTATGCAGGCACCCACAGTTGAAATGcaaaggaaaacacaagtgaacgtagaagaaatgcacaaatgatCCAGTCCTGCGttacacttacaagaagggcccacaaaccataGGAAATGGGCGCGCCAAGGCACATGCACCCATGGGATAAGACCAggacccacctgccagccaGCCAGAGGAAGGAGGGCCTGGGGGTGCCatctggggccggccgacccctagggtcgcCCGAACCTAGACGGACACCCGTCCAGGTGCGTCTTGGGGAGGAGTAGCGCCTACTCAACCTTGATTCTTTCCATATATGCATacggcgggaaccgacctcctcaagctataaaaggggaccTCCCTTACCCCTCATTTCACACACCATCCAAAGGAGTAGAGTAGTGCCACATTGCAAAGGCGACGTGCTAGTTCGCTAGTGTTAGAATAaaggagagtgaggagtagttcggggaagcgccgggcctgtcggtgttcttcaccaagcttgtacctctacagatACTGGTTTATTTTGGAGtaaagtaagttagtatttgtgTTTCTCTATTCTTGCATAGTACTTatctttgagtgagatcagttctcttactcgcaggTTCGTCGCACTATCTTTGTATAGAGTgccgtagtttgctacggggtaccagacgtagttagactacggtagtaatcagtagcatagacgtggtgtctagcctaagggttaccttcatttgccttatTTCCTATGGTATGTGAGGTAgtccacaggtggtgacagtcctgttggtccttagtagccctccacgttcggatatagcgtagagccgttggctGGAGTCTCCTgatcatttcaggggtaagccggtgcccgaagcgagtatctagcccgagagatcgaccttaactCATCCTTAGTTTTAcctcaggaatcctctctatcctcgccacttatcttggtgtgtccttggacctaCTTAGTAAGAaattagtgcacacacgttccctatggatatgatacccttgaattgtaacaccctaattcaaattttagtatttaataataaatttaattggctttattcaaatttctaaggatttttgtgctagtcttgcatttaatccaaatTTTGTTacttaaataattaaaattttatcttagGTTAAATTTCATTGTTGCAccatgctggagcattgctttatttgtttgagtgctagagtgaattcaaattcaaatttgaattcatttggcttGAGTtagagttagaaatagaaataggaaatagaggaagaaaaagaagaagtgaATCCAACCCAGCAGCCCAGCAGAGCCCAATTTCCTTTTTCCTCTAGCGGCCCAACCCGGCCTCCTTCCCTTCTCTTCGGCCGGCCCAGAACCCAAACCCAGTTTGGCCCAACTCCTCCACACCAGGCCCGGTCCGACTTCCTCATCTTTCCCTTCCCGCGGCCTACCTcctcccccgctcggcccagagCCGCAGCACAGCAGCCCCCATTGCGCGGCCCGCGCTCAGCGGCCCACTCCCTCTCGCCTCAACCCACGTGACCCAGCAGTGCGCAGCCCACCCAGCACCCCCGCACGCGCGGCCCACGTAGAGGCCCAGCTCACCGCTCTACCGCACTCCGCGCTCAGCCGGGTCGCCCCTTCCCCTCGCTGCCagccgggcccacccgtcagctccgccttcctcgccgcgcaACTACCGCGCCGCGTCACCGTGATCCCCGGCGACCTTCCATGCCGAGCCCAGACCCCCGAGATCTCCGGCACATCTCCTTTAAACCAACCCGCGGACCCCCTGCATCCCTATCCACCACGCAGCGCCACCCAAAAAAACCCTAGCGCACCGCCTCGCCTCCGCTTGGAGCagagcccccgcgccgccgtggaccgGCCGCCTTGAGTGGGCCGCTGAGCGCGTGGGCCGCTGAGCGCGGGCCGCGCAGTGGGGGCTGCTGTGCTGCGGctctgggccgagcgggggaggAGGTAGGCCGCGGGAAGGGAAAGAGGAGGAAGTCGGACCGGGCCTGGTGTGGAGGAGTTGGGCCAAACTGGGTTTGGGTTCTGGGCCGGCCGAAGAGAAGGGAAGGAGGCCGGGTTGGGCCGCTAGAGGGAAAAGGAAACTGGCCTCTGCTGGGCTGCTGGGTTGGATTCACTTCTACTTTTTCTtcctctatttcctatttctatttctaactcaaactcaagccaaatgaattcaaatttgaatttgaattcactctagcactcaaacaaataaagcaatgctccagcatgatgcaacaacgaaATTTAACctaagataaaattttaattatttaaggaacaaaaattggattaaatgcaagactagcacaaaaatccttaaaaatttgaataaagccaattaaatttattattaaatactgaaatttgaattagggtgttacatgaatactcacgggtgaaagctacaacggtatccgtacgcttgcggatttattcgcatcgttaaaatacccaacaagcttctggcgccgttgccggggacggtTGCTGTATCTTTCTTCTTGCCTAGTCATCCTCGTATTTtatcttttaaaaaaatcatcttttctttttctttttatctcCTTCTTCACCCCTTCTATCATGGAGCAGCCCTCTATCCTAAGCTTCTCTGCTCCTAAGGGCGAGCTCATTGAGCCACCACAATCCGAACACCCAATTCTTGCATCCAGCAATGAGCTCAGCCCTAAACTAATTGCATTGGTTCAGAAATCTTCCTTCTTTGGGTTAGACAGTGAAAACCCATACCATCATCTGCGGGAgtttgagcaagtgtgttcatgtTGTGCCATCGCAGGCATGTCACACGATACCTTCaagtggaagttgtttcccttctctcttgttGAGAAGGCTAAACAATGGTACACATATACCGTAGGGAGCGTGAATGGAAGCTGGGATGAACTTAGAGACAAGTTTTGTCTTTCATTTTTCCCCCAGTCGCGTATCGTCGCACTACGAAGGGATATCCTCTGCTttcagcagaatgagaaggaatcCATAGGTGCGGCTTGGGCCAAATTTTCTCTTCTTCTAATGTCTAGCCCTAACCTATCGATACCCGACCATGTGTTGCTTCAACATTTTTACATCGAGCTCGATACGGAATCTGCCTTTTACCTTGACGTTACTGCTGGAGGATCCTTTGCCCACAAGACTCCGTCCGAAGGTAGGAAAATGCTAGATCGTATCACCAAAAACACCTTCTTCGTAGCCAATTCTGAACCCTCCAAGGAAGAGATTCTAGTAGGTGAATCTGATCCTTCACCTTCTACAACTCTAGATTCAGCTCTAGAATCCTCTTCTGAACCACAAGTTCTGGAGGAATAAGAAATCCAACCTTCTAAGCTCCCTTTCAAGTTCGAGGATGATCTCTTCGAAGATTTTGGAAACACCTCAAACTATCCCTGCACGAGGAAACCACCGGTTCCCATCCCTTCCGCGGATCCTATAGAAGCCACCTTTCTGAGGGGAAATCTTAAGAAGCTAACAGCTATTATGGCCAATGAATGGTCAATGGAGGCGAAACTCTCACTGGAAGTTCTCCAGATCAACTCCCCTCTATCGACCATTCCTTGCACCATACGGGGAACCCCGGTAGACGTTCTCTATTGTCCCACTATCAAAGCCAACATCATCTCCAGTGAATGCGCGTTCCAACTCTTGGGAGATGAGCCGTTGGTTCAAACCAACAAAACCTTCCAGACTTCCTCTAGAAAAATCCTAGAAGGAATTGGGATTTTGAAGAACGTGACTGTTAAGCATGAAAACATCGACGTGATCCTTGATTTTCATGTCTTCGATGTCCAAGACTTCGATTTCATGATCGGGCACCCCACTGAGAAAATGCTAATGGAAGCTCCGACTCAAGGTAAGCTCGATGTCCGTCTAGGAAAGGAAACCTTTTCTGTCCAAATCTCTAGAGCCACAAACTCTGTGGGCGAACCTTCCCTTGAGTCTGAACCGATCATGGAGGTTACGGGAATTCTCCCTTTTGACTCACCAGAATCCCTCCTTGAAAAAGATGTTGAAAAGTTTATTGAGGAGGAGGATGATCCCACCGAACCCATAGACATATCCGAGTTTGAGTCTCGCACTAGACCCCTGATTGAGTTGAAACCTTTGCCCACAGGCCTCCATTACGCCTTTCTCCATGGTGATACCCAGTCTCCCATAATCATTAGTGACAAACTTTCAGAAGAAGAATTGGCGAGACTAATCACCGTCCTAGAGAAATATCGAGCCGTTCTGGGATATTCCCTCCACGACCTGAAGGGAGTTAGCCCAACTCTTTGTACCCATCGCATCCCCTTGGATCCAGATGtcacaccttctagggaacctcAAAAAAGGTTGAACAATGCGATGAGGGAAGTCATAAAGAAGGTCTTGAAACTCCTACACGCCGGGGTTATCTACCCTGTGCCGTATAGTGAGTGGGTTAGTCCCGTTCAGGTAGTGCCTAAAAAGGGAGGGTTGACAGTTGTCCCTAATGAGAAGAATGAGTTGATCGCTCAACGTCTCCCTactggatggaggatgtgcatagattATAGAAAACTCTACAAGGCtacaaagaaggatcacttcccgctgcccttcattgatgaaatgCTGGAGTCGCTtgcaaaccattccttcttttgtttccttgatggttattccggttatcatcaaatccccATCTATCCCGATGACCAAAGTAAGACCACGTTCACACGCCCTTATGGAACGTACGCCTATCGTAGGATGTCGTTCGGGTTGTGTAATGCACCTGCTTcgtttcaaaggtgcatgatgtctattttctcggacatgattgagcagatcatggaagttttcatggatgacTTCTCTGTCTATGGAAAAACCTTTGATCACTGCCTTGAGAATTTAGATAAGGTCTTACAACAATGCACAGAGAAACACTTGgtgcttaattgggaaaagtgccatttcatggtccgCGAGGGCATTGTCTTAGGGCACCATGTTCCTGAACATGGGATAGAGGTGGATCGAGCTAAGATTGAAGTTATTGAAAAGCTTCCACCTCCTATCAATATCAAGGGAGTCCGTAGCTTCCTAGGCCATGCTTGGTTCTACCGCCGTTTCATCAAAGATTTTTCTCAcatcgctagacccctcacaagccTCTTAGCTAAGGATGCACCCTTTGACTTCACCGATGAGTGCCTCGCTGCCTTTCACactctcaaaaaggcactcatttTAGCACCAATCATCCAGCCTCCAGATTGGACGCTGCccttcgagatcatgtgtgatgctagtgactacGCCGTAAGGGCCGTCCTCGGCCAGACTAAGGATCGGAAGCATCATGCAATCGCTTATGCTAGCAAGACTTTGACAGGAGCTCAACTAAAATATGCTACCACTAAAAAAGAGCTCCTTGCCGTTGTCtttgctatcgacaagtttagatcttacttagTTGGAGCAAAGATTGTTGTTTACACTGATCATGCTGCCTTGAAATATTTGCTCACTAAGAAAGAAGCTAAACCTCGCTTGATACGTTGGAtccttctactccaagaatttgatattgaaataaaagataaaaagggagtagaaAACTTTGTTGCATATCATTTGTTGCTTACGCATTTCACTAACATGCAGGAGCtaccgataaatgacttcctccAGGATGACATGCTCTTGAAAGTAACAGACATCACGCCCTGGTATGCAAATATTGTGAATTTTATGGTTGCAGGGTATGTACCACTAGGGGAAAACAAGAAGAAGTTGGTCTATGAAAGTAGATGCCACCTGTGGGATGATCCGTACCTCTACAGAGTTTGTGCTGATGGCTTACTAAGAAGATGTGTACCCACAGTCGAGGGAATGAGAATCAATGAGAAATGTCATGCGACACCATATGGGGGACACTATGGTGTATACCGTACTCAGGCCAAGATTTGGCAAAGCGGATTCTTTAGGCCAACCATGTATGAGGACACTAATGACTTCATTCGGAGATGCCAAAGATGCCAGCAGCATGGAGGAATTACTACACGAGATGCAATGCCCCTACAAAACAACCTCCAAATAGAACTATTTGACGTTTGGGGCATTGACTTTATGGGACCATTCCCAAAGTCCTATGACAgcgaatacatcttggtggcaGTTGATTATGTGTCCAAGTGGGTAGATGATTATGTGTCCAAGTGGGTAGAAGCAATGCCATGCCGTGCTGTCGACTCCAAGCATGCTCGAAAGATGTTCCTTGAGATCATATTTCCACATTTTGTGACACCAAGGATGGTGATAAGTGACGGAGGGTCTCACTTCATTGATAAGACCTTCCGAAACTTTCTCAAAGAGCTTGGAGCAGAGCACAACATTGCAACTCCATATCACCCCCAAACCAATGGTCAGGCAGAAACATCAAATAGacaaatcaagaacattctgCAAAAGACCGTACAATAGATGGAGAAATcatggaagatgaagctaccCGATGCGCTTTGGGCATATCGGACTGCCTACAAAACACCACTGGGCATGTCACCCTACCAGCTCTTATATGGTTAAACATGCCACCTGCCTGTCGAGCTGGAACACAGGGCACACTAGGCAATCCGGAAATTCAACATGGACTTTAAGAAAACCGGAATGCATAGGAAGCAGCAGTTATCAGAGCTGGAAGAATGGAGGGACAAAGCATACCACAGTGCCAAAATCTATAAGGAGAAGACAAAGAAGTGGCACGACAAAAGGATCAAACAAAAGGAGTTCGAGCCAGGAGATAAGGTATTGCTCTTTAATTCTAGGGTTAAGCTATTCGGACATGGGAAGCTATGAAGTAAATAGGAAGGACCATATACCGTCGTCAACGCCGCATCACATGGAGCAATCACTCTTCAAGATGACGAAGGTAAGACCTTTAAGGTAAACGGTCATCGTTTAAAAATCTTCCTAGAACCCGATAATAAAGAGTATGATGTGATCAACTTCATCGAAGAAACCTAGCCTTAAAATCAACTTCCAAAATAAAATAGGCTAGACAACCCTTATCTTTCTAggctcctttttttttgctttgttCCCTAATAAATTGCAGGCAAAAGAATAAGTGTTGGGGGGTTCTCCCAACCCCCAGATCATCTCACTACTAGAGAATTGGTCATTGCCAATgggctatcaccgccggtttaacATGAACCGGTGGTGATGAGGTATCACTGCCGGGTCCAGAGTAGGTGGTCGTAGTGGCcgttggaaccggcggtgatgctgatTATCACTGCCGGTTCGTGGTAGGAACCGTTGGTGACGTCCTGCGAgcatatcaccgccggtttgtaacACAACTCGGCGGTGATATTAAGCATCACCAACTGTTCGTGTTTCGAACCAGCGGTGATAAGCCTGTACAGTACAAAACCCcaacccctccttcctcccaccACATTTCTTCTCCAACCCGACGGCCACACCTCTCTCCTCCATTGTTGCTGCCGGATTTTGCCGAAATTCTCATGAAACCTCACCATTCTTGATGTATTGGCTCCACCAACTTATTCTAAGGTTAGTAGCCATCAATTCATTGGCATTGTACCCATTTTCTTTGGATTAATCATGCATTTCGTGATGAATTGATCAACGAGGGCTTTTTTGTCCATTTTTGGATCATTTCTCATCATTGGGGcttctttttttgttgtttgagtGAACCAACTTGTGCTAGGTTTGTAGCTAGCAATCCCTTTGATTCATAGCCTTTATCTTAGGATTAGTCATTCATTTTGTGATGAATTGATCAAGGAGAGTCTCTTTTTCATCACTTTAGGATAATTTCTCATGAACACTCATCATGAAGTCATCATGGAGGCTCATTAAATTTTGAGGACTGGACTTCACATATTTGATTCAAGGTAAGAACTAGCtctttatggttagattgttGTCATAATTGCGATGATTGTGATGTAAGGGGTCTTTCTTAATTAGTTTATAGGATATTTATTAATTGTGATGATCGAGATGTCAATgctttttcttaattaatttagaTGGCATTTCTTAGTTTTGATGATAAGGAACTTGACAAAAATTGAAGTAGATATTTTAATTATTGAAGTAAAGGCTCTTTCTTAATTGATTTAGATGGCCCTTAAAGTGTGATATTTGTTACGAAACTTGATAAACTGAAAATCTATGTGCTGAGATGATAATTTTACTAAATTCAGATTCTTGGATGTTTTATTGTGTGCATAGATGAATCGAGGTTGGATGTACGGTACAAAGGCTGGAAATTTGGAATTTGTCAACGGTGTGGACTCGTTTGTGCAGACTGCCAAGGCACACAAGAATCTACAAGATGATGGCTACATGTATTGCCCATGCATTGATTGCAAAAATCAGAAGCAGTTTGGCAATGTTGAGCAGATCCGCTTTCATCTATTATTTAGAGGTTTTATGCCCAACTACCAAGTTTGGAACAAGCACGGTGAGGTTGGTGAGACAATGCACTCCATCCATGAGGACATGCATGAAACAGTGGAGGAAACAACTAACCCAGAAATAGTAGAGGAAACCGGACATGAAAGCGTAAATGAAACCATGCAGGAAACATTAGTTGCTGATGATGTTGTGGATGCACTAGACCAGATGATACGTCATGGGGAACCGGATTTTCTTGACGAAAAGAATATGAAGAAGTTGGAGCAGATGAggatagatgcaagaacaccACTTTACCCAAGTTGCAGCGTGTCTAAACTTGAAGCAAACTTGATGCTattggagatgaagtctagtaaTGGTTTGTCAGACAAGggatttgatgatttgttaAGCTTATTGTAGAAGTTGCTGCCAAGCCCTAACGGGTTGCCTGAAAACACATACCAGGCGAAGCAAATGATTTGCCCAATGGGACTGGAGGTACAAAAGATCCATGCATGCCCTAAGGATTGCATCTTGTATCACGGCAAATATGAAGACTTGGATGCATGTCCAGTGTGCTCAGCTTCACGGTACAAATGTCCTGAATCGGCATTGTCAATGAAAGGTGACCGCAACAAATGACCACCTGCCAAGGTCGTCTGGTATTTTCCTATCATTCCTCATTTGAAACGGTTGTTTGCAAACGCGAAGACTGCCAAGCTGACGAGGTGGCATGCCAAAGATCGACTCGTTGATGGGAATCTCAGACACCCTGCAGATGGTTCACAGTGGAGAGCTATCAACTACAAATACAAGAATCGGTTTGCAAAGGAAATAAGAAACATAagattcggtttgagtacggatgggatGTGTCCTTTTAACATGGTGAGTAGCAAACACAGTACGTGGCCTGTAACTCTTTGCATACACAATCTTCCTCCTTGGTCGTGTATGAAGTAGACCTACATCATGATGCCATTACTAATCCAAGGGCCAAAACAACCTGGAAATGATATCGATGTGTATTTGGAACCACTGGTGGATGATCTAATGAAGTTGTGGAACGATGGTGTCAAGGTGTGGGATGAGTACAAGCGAGAACACTTCACTCTGAAGGCAATGTTGTTTGTAACAATCACAGACCTTCCCGGCCTTGGTAGCTTAGCAGGCCAAGTAA
This genomic interval from Panicum virgatum strain AP13 chromosome 8K, P.virgatum_v5, whole genome shotgun sequence contains the following:
- the LOC120645455 gene encoding uncharacterized protein LOC120645455 — protein: MSTSEAARAHEIETKGVNLLQRNSDDVGWEYAILVDANNKDKVKCKFCDKEMRGEIYRLKEHLAHVGKNVKKCTARTPQALEAKEKCKKALEDAKRKREEKTVHELELREEVNVSRVGESDEVTCVGSSQPHKLRPIDKWTRAIDPKATNSDSLKQQQLNKELWKERVHEVHKFIARWSYNHAIPFNACVTMSSSKCVKQWIVWSRTCIGQLVDKAIEDIGPENVVQVVTDNASNNMGAKKLLLEKRPHIFWTSCAAHTINLMLQGIGNLPRFKKVIDQVKAYIIFVYGHTRTLECLRYFTEGRELVRPGVNRFASYFLTLNSIQEKKDQLRKMVVHSRWDSLKDVKSKKVKEATATILSPTFWKDVKLTLSVFEPLVKVLRLVDGDVKPSMGFVYGEQLKAKREIKEAFGNVETRFKDVMAVIEKKMDGRLDSPLHLTAYLLNPHYSYSKPSIFDEPKIIEAFVACVEQFYYHDEDKQDQAANIELKKFQSREGPFNKKLATTFQNFDYNPGRASWWRLYGTETPALQSMATRILSLTSSSSGCERNWSWFEGIHTKKRNRLTTIRLNKLVYIQFNNRLMNKREKIKSKKITDVLLSSDTTEAQGFL